From a single Lentisphaera profundi genomic region:
- a CDS encoding dienelactone hydrolase family protein, with the protein MSFFKSRSKATLQTLFISCSLLSFNSQAATPLPETLAPLNNKPAPQSFDQMWKDFDPRKEALEVEVIKEWEEDGVILKILRYDIGIFKGQKAKMAAVYGYPKGAKNLPGLLQIHGGGQYADHRAVLTNAKRGYATLSIAWAGRISAPDYKVSPHEVKLFWDKKTSDPDYKLTTDWGALDAYHAPSKHGKDAFPSIPTADWTLDPIESPRNNSWFLITLAARRGLTFLEKQPQVNGDKLGVYGHSMGGKLTVATAASDSRIKAAAPSCGGISDRYNEKELHRNTVGDSTQLKQISAPIVFLSPSNDFHGHINNLVDAVKEIKTDQWRVICSPHGSHQEIPSAEVATQLWFDQYLKGSFTWPKTPATSLNLVSPSGSPTLIVTPDQSRTIEAVDVYYCQQGDSSGNRQLRSNRINRFWHHAPAHKKENQWQASMPLYSVDKPLWVYANISYKLDTAVTAAGYYYGTYKTDTFIVSSLVKLVTPKALQKANLKAQLKPSTIIEDFDTDWHQEWFSYKPQTWPRKTHKLYHPAYQAPSPDAGLKIRVFSEKDNTLLIGIDKYVAELTLKAGQVNEFILKHSDFKNYEEQALNSWKGIAELRLSDAEILRSSKNRSKTRRLGKSWQGSDPQFKELTWIK; encoded by the coding sequence ATGTCTTTTTTTAAATCAAGATCAAAAGCCACTCTACAGACCTTATTTATCTCTTGCTCACTTCTAAGTTTCAATAGCCAAGCAGCCACTCCACTTCCCGAAACACTCGCTCCCCTCAATAATAAGCCCGCACCTCAAAGTTTTGACCAAATGTGGAAAGATTTTGATCCTCGAAAAGAAGCACTCGAAGTGGAAGTCATTAAAGAATGGGAAGAAGATGGTGTTATCTTAAAAATCCTTCGCTACGACATCGGAATTTTCAAAGGACAAAAAGCCAAAATGGCCGCTGTTTATGGCTACCCAAAAGGAGCTAAGAACCTTCCGGGATTACTACAAATTCATGGTGGTGGCCAGTACGCAGATCACCGTGCCGTACTCACTAATGCCAAACGCGGCTATGCTACTTTATCTATTGCTTGGGCGGGACGTATAAGTGCGCCAGATTACAAAGTTAGTCCCCATGAAGTCAAACTCTTTTGGGATAAGAAAACTTCCGATCCCGATTATAAACTCACTACTGACTGGGGCGCCTTGGATGCTTATCATGCTCCAAGTAAACATGGTAAAGATGCTTTCCCTTCTATCCCTACTGCCGATTGGACTTTAGATCCCATCGAATCACCTCGTAATAACTCTTGGTTCCTAATCACTCTCGCTGCTCGCCGAGGATTAACTTTTCTAGAAAAACAGCCTCAAGTCAATGGTGATAAGTTAGGCGTCTATGGTCATTCCATGGGTGGCAAACTCACGGTTGCGACTGCCGCAAGTGATTCACGTATCAAAGCTGCGGCCCCTTCCTGCGGTGGCATTAGCGACCGCTACAACGAAAAAGAACTGCATCGCAATACTGTGGGTGATTCAACACAACTCAAGCAGATAAGTGCTCCCATAGTCTTTCTTAGTCCGTCGAATGATTTTCATGGTCACATCAATAATTTAGTTGACGCCGTAAAGGAAATCAAAACGGATCAATGGCGAGTCATTTGTTCACCTCACGGTAGCCATCAGGAAATCCCCTCTGCAGAAGTCGCAACTCAATTATGGTTTGATCAATACCTTAAAGGATCATTCACTTGGCCCAAAACCCCTGCAACTTCACTCAATTTAGTCAGTCCGTCAGGCAGCCCTACTCTCATTGTGACTCCCGACCAAAGTCGTACTATAGAAGCCGTCGATGTCTATTACTGCCAACAAGGAGACTCCAGCGGTAATCGACAATTACGTTCAAATCGAATAAATCGCTTTTGGCACCATGCACCAGCGCATAAAAAGGAAAATCAATGGCAGGCTTCAATGCCGCTTTATTCCGTGGATAAACCACTATGGGTTTATGCCAACATTAGCTATAAATTAGATACTGCGGTGACCGCTGCGGGCTATTACTATGGAACTTACAAAACTGATACATTCATTGTCTCATCTTTAGTCAAACTAGTCACTCCTAAGGCCTTACAGAAGGCAAATTTAAAAGCACAACTTAAGCCGAGTACTATCATTGAAGACTTTGATACTGATTGGCATCAGGAATGGTTTAGCTATAAGCCTCAAACTTGGCCACGAAAAACTCATAAACTCTATCATCCTGCTTATCAAGCACCTAGCCCTGATGCGGGATTAAAGATTAGAGTCTTCTCGGAAAAAGATAACACCCTGCTTATTGGCATCGATAAATACGTAGCTGAACTCACCTTAAAAGCAGGCCAAGTCAACGAGTTTATCCTCAAGCATAGTGATTTTAAAAACTATGAGGAGCAAGCCCTCAACTCTTGGAAGGGAATTGCCGAGCTCAGACTCAGTGACGCCGAAATCCTACGCTCGAGTAAAAACCGTAGTAAGACTCGTCGCCTTGGCAAATCTTGGCAAGGTAGCGATCCTCAATTCAAAGAACTGACTTGGATTAAATAA